The Chthonomonas sp. genome segment GTAACGCTCGGCCTACGCGAGGCCGAAGATGTCGCCGGCGCCGTGGCCCTTGCTCGGGAAAAAATGCCGCACGCCAAAGTCGTGGTGTGGGGCAGTTCCATGGGCGCGGCGGCCACGGTTCTCGCGAGCCCGAACCTCAAGCTCGATGGCATGGTGCTCGACTCGGTGTACGCAGAGCTGCTTCAAGCGGCCCAAGGGTGGTGGCTGTTCCTCGGCGGAAAGACGCTGCAGTTCTTTATGCGCCCGACCCTGATTTTCGCCCGCGTCCTCGCGAAGGTTCGGCTGAAAGATGGCCGCGTCACCGAAGCATTGAAGAAGACCGACTGCCCGGTGCTACTGATGCATGGCGATGCCGATACGATGGTGCCCCTCGCCGAGGCGGAGCGCAACCAGCGCGCTCGCGCGGGCATCGACCTGCACGTGTACCATGGTTGCAACCACGCGGAAGGTCGTTGGGTGCACTCCGGCCAATACTACGCCGACCTTTACGAGTGGCTGGAACGGCACGGATTCACCGCGCGTTGAACTCGCCATAATACTGGGTAACTATGCAACCGACCGGGCTCAAACGTCGCCGCATCATGTCGCTCGGCCTCCTCTTGGGGCTGGCCGCGATGTACTTTGGCTACACCAAGTTGCAGGACTTTCTGCAAGACCCGGATACCGGCGTCCGCGATACCCGCGACCTGGTGCTGGCGACCAAAGTCGGTTCCGATGGCGCGAAGGCGGTTCTGCTGTCGCCCGGCGGGAGCGAGGAACTCGCGCCCGACGCCACCGAAACCTCCACCGATAAGGCCCCCGTTTGGCGACCCGACGGCAACCGCGTGTTCTTTTTGAGCGATCGTAACGAGGGTGCGTATCTCATCCATCGCTGGAACGTGGCCAAGAAGTCGGTCGAAGTGCGCTCGATCGGCACCCGCAGCGTCACCGGCATGTACTGGGGTCCGTTTGGCGAAACCGATACCAAGGAAGCACTGATCACGCAGGCCGGATTTGTGCTGAGCTACGAGCCGCGCGAAGGCACGACGCGGCAGGTGTTGCCGCCGCAAATGAAGTCGGCCAACAAAGACGACGAAGGCGGGAGCACCGACCAATTCCAGATGCAGTACCAAAACATTGGGAAGGCATTTCGATCGGCGAAATGGCCCAGCGACCGCAGCGTGGTTTACGCGCTGATGACCACCGAGGACGACCGGCAAGTGCTGGTGCGCCAAGGGCTCCAACCCGAAAAAGATCAGACCGGCGAACTCACTCTGCCCCGCCCGCAGGTGCTGGTGGTCGGCAAGCGCGTGGACTACGATGTGAGCGGGGACGGCAAGGTAGTGGCTTGCGTGCTTGGTTTCGACTTTCTGAACAAGGACTCCATTCCCGAGGAGTTTGTCAAGAACGGAAAGATCATCAAGCCGTACGAAAACGCGGTGATCGTGTTTGACTTTGCTGGGAATGCGGGTGCCATCCCCATGGCGGCGAGCAAGGACCCCAAGAGCGCATTCGTCTCGGCCACGTTCTCGCCCACCGGCGACCAACTGCTAGCCATCGCCGGAACTTGGGACGGCAAGAGCAGCTTTGCGGGTCAAGCGATTGTCGCGGCGCCGGTGCAGGCCAACGCCCAGTGGCAAGGCGTGGTGCAAGGCAACATTTTGGAGGTGGCATGGCATCCGAGCGGCCAGCAAATGGCGTTCGTGCAACGAGTTTCGCCCACCGAATCCGCGGTCTACACCCTCAAGGTCGGCAGCGATCAGCCCAATAAGTTGACTTCGGGCGGCGAATATCAGTCCATCTCGTTCTCCCCGCAAACCGAAATTCCGAAATGAACATCCTGGGGTTTATCGCCGATCGCCGCGACGCGCGGGTCCACACGACCGCGCAGATTGATGAGTTTGTGCAGGCGCTTACCGCCGGGGAGATTCCCGATTACCAGGTGTCCGCCTGGCTAATGGCGGCCGTGTTGCGCCCGATGACTTCTGCGGAAACCGCGGCTCTCACGTTGGCGATGGCCAAGTCGGGCTCGCGCCTGGACCTCAGCCGCATGAAAAAGCCGTGGGTGGACAAGCATTCCACCGGCGGCGTGGGCGACAAAACCACCATCGTGTTGCTGCCCCTGCTGGCCGCGTGCGGTCTGAGCGTCGTGAAAATGAGCGGCCGCGGCCTCGGCATCACCGGCGGCACCGTGGACAAGCTGGAGA includes the following:
- a CDS encoding alpha/beta fold hydrolase, which translates into the protein MTALLVTLGIVALLYLGILYAVARFSVHPFRTPLFFSPGLIGVPQENVKVIGREGKQLSAWWLPNPEAKTVIILAHGYMMNMSEPSAVAAKLNERGYACLLFDFPGHGRSPNAVVTLGLREAEDVAGAVALAREKMPHAKVVVWGSSMGAAATVLASPNLKLDGMVLDSVYAELLQAAQGWWLFLGGKTLQFFMRPTLIFARVLAKVRLKDGRVTEALKKTDCPVLLMHGDADTMVPLAEAERNQRARAGIDLHVYHGCNHAEGRWVHSGQYYADLYEWLERHGFTAR
- a CDS encoding PD40 domain-containing protein yields the protein MQPTGLKRRRIMSLGLLLGLAAMYFGYTKLQDFLQDPDTGVRDTRDLVLATKVGSDGAKAVLLSPGGSEELAPDATETSTDKAPVWRPDGNRVFFLSDRNEGAYLIHRWNVAKKSVEVRSIGTRSVTGMYWGPFGETDTKEALITQAGFVLSYEPREGTTRQVLPPQMKSANKDDEGGSTDQFQMQYQNIGKAFRSAKWPSDRSVVYALMTTEDDRQVLVRQGLQPEKDQTGELTLPRPQVLVVGKRVDYDVSGDGKVVACVLGFDFLNKDSIPEEFVKNGKIIKPYENAVIVFDFAGNAGAIPMAASKDPKSAFVSATFSPTGDQLLAIAGTWDGKSSFAGQAIVAAPVQANAQWQGVVQGNILEVAWHPSGQQMAFVQRVSPTESAVYTLKVGSDQPNKLTSGGEYQSISFSPQTEIPK